CGCATCGTCGAATACGTGCGGCAGCGCAAAATCGCCACGGTCGCCGCGCTCGCCAAGGAATTTAACGTTCACGAGGCGACGATCCGGCGCGATCTGATGGATATCGAGCAGGAAGGGCTGCTGCGGCGGACGCACGGCGGCGTCATCGCCGAGCAATGGACGCACGACGAACCCCCTTTTCACGAACGGGAGCAGACGCGGCTGGAGCAAAAAATGGAGATCGGCAAATTGGCCGCGAGCCTCGTCGAGGACGGGGAGCACATCATTATCGACTCCGGCACGACGACGCTGCATATCGCCAAGAACCTAGTGCATCGATCGAACTTGACGGTGGTGACGAACGACATCAACGTGGCCGCCGAATTGAAGGATGCGCCGGGCGTTCGCGTCATTATGACGGGCGGGGAGCTTTATCCTTCCAGCTACATGCTGAACGGCATGTTCACCGATTATGTATTGAATTCGCTCCATGTGCAGAAAGCGTTCATCGGAATTCCGGCGATTCATCCGAAACATGGACTGATGCATCCGGAGGCGCAGCTGGTGCCCGCGAAGCAATGCATGATTCGGGCGGCGAGCGAAATCGTCGTCGTCGCCGACGACAGCAAGATCGGCAAAATTTCTCTCCACACGGTGGCGCCGAACAGCGCGATTCATACGCTGATCACCGGCAAGGACGCGCCGGAGGAAGAGCTGAAGACGTTTCGCGATTACGGAATCACGGTTTATACCGTATGAAGCGAGGCTCCGGAAACGACGGGCAAGGGGGAATGTACATGAGAATGACGGAGGCGGGACGATCCGCGGCGACCGGGATCGAAGCGGAGACCGGCCGGGTAGCGCTCAAGAGGCGGATCGGCTCGCGGCTGAGGAAAGCGGCGATCCGGCTGCGGCCTTACGCGATGGTGGCTCCCGCCATGACCGGCATCATCGTATTCGTGATATACCCGATGTTTTATTTGATTTATCTCAGCATGTATAAATACAACCTGATGAACAAAGC
This genomic stretch from Paenibacillus sp. harbors:
- a CDS encoding DeoR/GlpR family DNA-binding transcription regulator, yielding MLAAERKLRIVEYVRQRKIATVAALAKEFNVHEATIRRDLMDIEQEGLLRRTHGGVIAEQWTHDEPPFHEREQTRLEQKMEIGKLAASLVEDGEHIIIDSGTTTLHIAKNLVHRSNLTVVTNDINVAAELKDAPGVRVIMTGGELYPSSYMLNGMFTDYVLNSLHVQKAFIGIPAIHPKHGLMHPEAQLVPAKQCMIRAASEIVVVADDSKIGKISLHTVAPNSAIHTLITGKDAPEEELKTFRDYGITVYTV